acatcaaaagttacagtgCAGAAACGGATTTAAGGATTTAAATAACTtgaaatattgttgggatACTCTTTAACTATTATAGTTCATGGTCAATCagttgttattaaaaaaaaaaaaaaatccgaaaagaaaaaaaatactggaaaaatcattactaaatgaattttcaatattttcagctGAAAATTGACTGAGTAACTCAAGACACAGGCACTTACATCAAAAAATATGGAGATACTGCGCCATGAGAAAAAGGTGCTTATTTGAGTAAgtgaagttgaatttttggaaaaagaatgaattaacgatatttattatatttcatgaCTTATCTCAGATCAAATTAGATTATGACCTGTGATATAGAACAGTGAACATGCCGGGGGATCATTTAGACGCTGGTGTGCAGTATAAGGTTTAACAGGCTGGCAATAAGTTACTTCAAATTCGACGTCTGGAACTTGTTTTTGACCTATTGCAGTAAAATATTCagtttttactaattttttccTATAAGGTCCAAATAATATCAAGGAGCTTCACataagtaaattcaaaaactgTGCTCCTTTAATTCTCAGTAAGatttgatattatattttgaaaatttaatattgtgaaaaacgattatatgtatattgaatttgaacaatGACTGACTGAGAGCAAATCCAGATTTTGGGAAATTATGTAGTATTCTTTTtaggaaacttttttttactgattGCGTTATCTATGTACGGGATCTAAAAATGACTGATTAAGGAATTTTAATaagagtgaaaaattgatgcaATATAAGCAATTGTATCAAATTTTTGGTAATATGGTTTATTTTACTTCATCTTGTACCACAGCAAAGGcacactgaaaaaaatggtgaagctctctattatttttcaagatttaaaaaaagttcaacAAGATAAAAATACTTTCATTGATCCCATCTgttcgattttgaaatttaatattaaatgcTTTCagaattctcaaaaaatacgaaaaaaataaggaaagtGACTCGCTATCAGCTGTAATATTAAAGCTTTAAAGTTAACTGTGAATACCTTATTAATGTAAGCGAGAGAGCTTTCATGCAAAAGCAAAAATGAGCCACTTACGTTCTTGCTGTGATATTAGAAGCGTGTGTCTTAGTCTAGCAACTTCACTTCTCAAAGTTTGAATATGTGTACTCAAGTTGGTAGCAGTGTCACCGTTGTTGATATCCCTAGGTGAAGTTGGGTCCGATACAGGCTGATCTAATTTAATTTGTAGCATTCTCTTTTCGGCTTCAAGCTTGTCCATTCGTTTCCATAATTTGTTAACTAAGGCTTCTTGTTCCTGTTCCAATGTATTTTCCAATTCAACTTTTTCCCTACGCAGTTGTTCCAAATTACTCTGCTTGGCCAGAGTTTCAGCTTcaagtttttctattttacgcATTAGTTTGTTCACCAGGCATTCTTGCTCTTGTTCCAATGTTTGCTCAAGACGGCACTTTTCTTGGCGCAGCTGATTCAACTTCCGAGACAGATCGTTAGTCAGACATTCTTCTTCCTGCTCATAGTGATGGGCCAATGtttctttctccttcttcaAGGCCTGTATCTTCTTCAATAATGTATTGCTAATAAATTCCTCCTCTTGTTCAGCTTTGGCTTGCTAAAATCACAAAGACCCATTATGGTCAGAATTAATCGCATTTCAAGAACTTGTGATGGTGGGTAGCGACAGTTTTgctcaaataaaattccctAACTGACTTTTCTCATAAGAAAATTCAGAATTCCCTGATCTTTTTCCATAAAACTTTGGTAATGTTGGGTGGCTTTGATGACTAAAGGCTctagaaattttcaccttcagtatacaaattttaattcgaaaaCACATAGTATTGCTTTGTTCCACAgaaatgattaaaattaaacaatgcCATTTCCAAAAGTTAGCTTAGCTGAATTTAGGGAGCATagttgaagtttgaaaataaaaaaaaataaaaaaattacgtcgtTCTACTTAAATATAACAATCCAAGCGGAGATAGACAGAATCTGTTGTCGCAGCAATCCCAGACACAGGTAGGCCATGGttatcaaaatcaaacaaCATCAATGTGCACTGACAATGATGACTTTTAGGTTTCCTAAGTAcggaaaataataaacatgctGAAAATATCCATTCTATAAACTTGATAAGCCTGAGAGGCTCACAATTAGGCTCAAATTCCGACTatgacgaaaaaagaaaaagaaaaaagatggaTAACGATAGGCCAGTACAACTCATTACCAGTCAGCTGAcacttaaatttttagaaaaaaataacaataaatacaaACTTCAGAAAAACTGATAAACAAGGAAAATGAATCATCCTATTAATTCTGAAAAAACTGCTCAACATGGAATATTTTGTTAAGTTTGAACATGGAATCGTGATGCGAAAAACCTAGATCACCTATCTAGACCTTTAATACCCAAACGATGACTTACTTTAGCCAAACATTTTATAATTCGgagaacgaaaagaaaaaaaaaaaaaaaaagaatctatTAATCAAATAAAGCAAGGCACGTTTTGGATAAGGGAGCGTTTGAGAAATAAAGGCTCAGATAAGAAAGTTTCTACTGTATTTTCCTAACTTTTGTCATTCTCAGTCTTCGCTGTCGACTGAAGATTTATAGGGACAGCTAGTCATGGGTATTTTTTGGCCTATAAGAATAGTTGTATATATAGTACAAATTTCACTGGCTCTCTTATGAGGCTTAAAATGTTAACAGAGTCAGTAAGGGTAGGAAATTTCTGTACCGAAGCTTCCCTCACCGTTCCTCACCCACATGTGCCAAGCTTCAAAATAACCCATTTAGCTCGCTGTCTTTAGCAATCTTCAGTCAGCGTCTCCATTGAATAACATCCTAGCAAAAGGGTGAGATTTATAAATTTCGCAATTTATCTTTAGGCTTGATAAAACAGAATATGTTCAATTATATTACTACTATTGCTAAATTGTTCGTGGCATTGGTGAAGCATGatattgaaaatggaaatgtatcgaatttgtaaaatataattgcTTTAGAAACTTTACCATAATGTTAACAATTCTTAAACATATTGTATTAGTCCACAGAtgtagaatttgaaaaaattccatgttacacgataataataaaaattatcttgcACTGTCAACTTTACAGCCAACAGTTATGGGTCTTCTTCTAGAAATTACAGCACTGTATATTATTTAATGAAAGAGTAATCCTTCAGCTGAGAGATTATAGTTTTCTTGGACAACCTCAATTTCTacactttcattttttacacattaatACTGATACCTATAATATTACCTAGTACCTATTTTACTGGGTGACAATGATTTTACAAACAATAGTCAGCGATTTtccaagagaaaaaaatgaaagttttgTATTAAGTAATATACATAGAATGTATGAAGCGGTGccacgaaataaaatttttaatgcaatattttttaatgagaTTGATAGTATATTGTATAAGAATGAGTTTATTTCTTGTATACTCAAAATTCCAGTcttatatttgaaattccaAGGTTCATATGCTTTTTGGAATCTAAAAGATTGGTGTAAGAAATTCCCCGAGTATTCCCGGTTTTCCAGGATTTCCCTGTACGTACGAACCCTGAAtaccctgacttttccctgcTGTAAGAAATTCCGCGTTTTCCCAGTTTTTCCTATACATACAAACCCGGCCAACATAGGATAGAAGAGTATCAAAGTGAATGGAATTGGTAAGAGAAGACAGGTAAGTACTAAgtatctatgtatgtataagcATATAAGAATAATGGAATCACGGTCACTTCGTAGTGTACTTAGAAAGATCCAGATGACAAGACAAGTAGTTtcagaataagaaaaatacaaattgaTATGGCTTGCGGAAATTTTCACTGGAGGTACATCGAAGGGACCAAATTTGAGAATAAGTGTGCGAATTACGACTTAGTATAAATGCGATGAATTTGTGTCCGATAACTGCAATCGGTGTCATTGAGAGCAAAGAAACTCACAATGATGACAGACGCTTGCCGGAGTCCACGATTCTCCTCCTGCAGCGCCTTTACTCTCAGCTTGTAAGTTTCAAGCTCAACTTTCAGGACGCGATTATGTTGTTGAAGGGACTCTATCCTTTTTTGAAGTTGTTCCCGCGTTACTGGTGATGGGGGCATCATTATCGGCCCACCATCAATCGAGCTGCTGTCGCTCTCGGATGCGCTGTCGCGGTCAGCCATTTTTCCCAGACAATGGTAAGACCGTGTATATTATAGCAGGTAGCAGGTATCTAACATGTCCCGGGTAGGCAAAACTGGTTATATATTAACCGAAATAACGTTTTACGCGTCGCACTATCCTAAcacttcattatttttcaaataaaacaaCGATATTCAAGAGTCTTTCTGACGCGTAAGCATGTGCTACTGTGAAGGACAGATCAGCTGTTgccttctttttctccttccttCGTATTGGCTATGCGGAACTGAGACCGGTACCCATGTGCCAATGTCGAAACTTTCTGGGCCAAACCAAACCTTCTCTAGTTAACAAAGGATTAGTTCAATCCCACAGTCAACGTTTTTCGCTAGGCACTAACActacaatgaaaaaaagttaaacacACAACCGGCGTAAATGGCGTTCCGGAATATTTCAAGTGATTGATCTACTTATGGAGGAATGAGACGTTGACTAAAGATTGCTAAAGACAGCCAACTAAATGGGACATTTTGAAGCTTACGGGAACTCGGTGAGGCAAAGTGAGGAGAGCTTCGGTACAGAAATTTCCTACCGTTACCGACTCAATTAAGACGATACTATGTTCAAACCTTACCGATGGCGTATTGATATTATTGTCAAAATCCACTGATGTGAAAATACTATAGTCAGCACAATTTCCTATACAATGCCGAACAAAAATAACCAGGAAAGGTTTTGTCCACGGGTTTTGTCGCACGCAACGTTGGTGCTAAAACTTATTCCTCGTGCTTGATTATAACATCCGATCGGAACGATCGTATGTTTACtgattattatgattatataCCACTCCTATCAACTAACCCAACTTAAGGTGGAGGTCCCTAGATTATGCCTGGTGTAAACATACACTTTAAGTGGGGGGTCTTAAAGTCAGTATGTCCATGTCTGTTTGGGATAAATTGTGTACTCAGCTACACACAGTACTTTgatgacaaaaatttattttgagtTGGTAAGCCTGCAGCTGTATTGGGTTTAAAATGAGAACTGGTGGCACTTGAAAGTTAGAAAGCCTTGTAGCCATCAAACGGGGTAACGAGAAGAACTCAAGAACTGTCAGTTAGTGTTTATAACCTCAGTAATACAATATATGAAGCAATATAATGCAATGTTCTccgtaattttattcattaattaataatcaccgatctatatttcattttccattttttgaataGCTTATAATCAACATATCTCTCATCTGTAATTCGAAACGCATTTTGTTTGTTGCAAACCCTGGTGATACTTCAACAtggattatattttcatatcaattattattataaatgtaataatgtaataaatgtaataaatatgtaCCAAACTTGGTTACGGCAAAATGCCGACCGAAGAAAAGAACAAAGAACGCGTTCAAACCATAGACTTACAAAGACAGACTGAGCGCTCTTATGAGCCACTTGAAGCAAACATTTAAAGGACAGAAATATGCCGGGAGcacttctttctctctctgacgATATTTGTGGCGGGGATCGAGGCGGTAGAGGAGAATGAGGCGAAATTATGCGCCTATATCTATAGCTGTTCCACTTCCACTGCTCCGTTGTCTCCCACCATGACGCcgattgaaaagagagagcaGTACTCCCGGTATATCTCTGTCCTTTATATGTAATTGTCAGTGTCTCTTATAGGAGCGCTTAGTCTATAAGTCTATGGTTCAAACCACGCGAGATTTCAATATATCTGTCATGTCGGTAGGGTTGGCACCAGCCCCCCGACATACGCTGCTAAAAGTGGATCACAAAATGTCCCTTGATTCTGCCGCCAATTTccaccactagtggcgctagtagttacCTGACGAGCTTGCGCGCAgtcagcgagggcagcgagcgtgtcagaagtctactaaTAGCGCAACGTAGAAgaactaaaaaacggggataagacgcgtacaattttttagtatacgagcagtggtgagtgtcagggggctggttGGCGCTACTTCTCGCTGAAAATTGAGCTTAAAGTGGGATTTAGAAAATCTTTAAAGACGTGTTGACACGGTGCTAGAAATCGGTCCGAGTTCTCGGATACAGGTTTACTAACTTAAATTTCACCATCATTTTGCGCTCGGAAGAATCTAGACTGCGCTGCGCTGCGGCCGAAACCGTGAAGTTGAACGGTAATTATTTACATGCTACCAACAGTGCAGAATCCTAAATAGATAAGCGATTGAATACTATATCATATGAGATaacgaatgagaaaaaaaaattgaaaaaagtgctCGCTATTGCTTTAATAgttgatatattttcattttgtatttgaTATTTACCTTTGAAATTCACACATGCGTGATGCAAACTCTGCAATCATCTGCAATTGGCTGCCTGAATTCGAACAGGAGTGAATGCAGCAACTAGTACGGAATAATGTGACGCGatccattttttcattcgcgttTTCGATCCACGATTTACGTCCGAGTTTGCTGTATACACGATACGAGTTCTGGTAACATTTTCTCGGTCAGAGAAATCGGTCCGATTTCCAGCACCGTGTAAACACGTCTTAAGTGGGA
The sequence above is drawn from the Neodiprion pinetum isolate iyNeoPine1 chromosome 2, iyNeoPine1.2, whole genome shotgun sequence genome and encodes:
- the LOC124211122 gene encoding coiled-coil domain-containing protein 6 isoform X2, translating into MADRDSASESDSSSIDGGPIMMPPSPVTREQLQKRIESLQQHNRVLKVELETYKLRVKALQEENRGLRQASVIIQAKAEQEEEFISNTLLKKIQALKKEKETLAHHYEQEEECLTNDLSRKLNQLRQEKCRLEQTLEQEQECLVNKLMRKIEKLEAETLAKQSNLEQLRREKVELENTLEQEQEALVNKLWKRMDKLEAEKRMLQIKLDQPVSDPTSPRDINNGDTATNLSTHIQTLRSEVARLRHTLLISQQEHTEKMKRYVNEEKQVREENLRLQRKLQLEVERREALCRHLSESESSLEMEEERHYNEIVMSGGNIRNRTVSSPIPYNPSPSSSRPLSPGINIVGSTSRDSFNANRCYACGQPTVLPFASSSPPSGREMQRICFIAWTKMTQFAASRLNRYGCNIFIILMTFEYISFSYSVF
- the LOC124211122 gene encoding coiled-coil domain-containing protein 6 isoform X1, which translates into the protein MADRDSASESDSSSIDGGPIMMPPSPVTREQLQKRIESLQQHNRVLKVELETYKLRVKALQEENRGLRQASVIIQAKAEQEEEFISNTLLKKIQALKKEKETLAHHYEQEEECLTNDLSRKLNQLRQEKCRLEQTLEQEQECLVNKLMRKIEKLEAETLAKQSNLEQLRREKVELENTLEQEQEALVNKLWKRMDKLEAEKRMLQIKLDQPVSDPTSPRDINNGDTATNLSTHIQTLRSEVARLRHTLLISQQEHTEKMKRYVNEEKQVREENLRLQRKLQLEVERREALCRHLSESESSLEMEEERHYNEIVMSGGNIRNRTVSSPIPYNPSPSSSRPLSPGINIVGSTSRDSFNANRCYACGQPTVLPFASSSPPSGGHIVAPTGRRTSDRFVKPAIPPTIINTGGTPIPCPATNTSAGSPMDISKA